In the Populus trichocarpa isolate Nisqually-1 chromosome 1, P.trichocarpa_v4.1, whole genome shotgun sequence genome, one interval contains:
- the LOC18095872 gene encoding organelle RRM domain-containing protein 2, mitochondrial: MAMRATMSALAAAAAAPRGGLLRLLSTTSTLSFSFPFPQTTQQTPAREQAEPNTNLFVSGLSKRTTTEGLQEAFSKFGEVVQAKVVTDRTSGYSKGFGFVRYGTLEDAAEGIKGMDGQFLDGWVIFAEYARPKQPPSQPQNNMGPGYGN; the protein is encoded by the exons ATGGCCATGAGAGCAACGATGTCGGCTTTGGCTGCGGCAGCTGCAGCTCCCCGTGGTGGTTTGCTGCGGCTGTTGTCAACAACTTCTACTTTATCCTTCTCCTTCCCTTTTCCTCAGACCACTCAGCAAACTCCTGCACGAGAACAGGCTGAACCCAACACCAATCTCTTCGTATCTG GGCTAAGTAAAAGAACAACAACAGAGGGACTCCAAGAGGCCTTTTCTAAATTTGGTGAAGTGGTTCAAG CTAAAGTTGTAACTGACAGGACCTCAGGTTATTCTAAGGGGTTTGGTTTTGTCAGATATGGTACCTTAGAAGATGCTGCAGAAGGAATAAAAGGCATGGATGGACAG TTTCTGGATGGATGGGTTATATTTGCAGAGTATGCAAGACCCAAACAACCACCTTCTCAACCCCAGAACAACATGGGTCCAGGATATGGAAACTAG
- the LOC18095874 gene encoding uncharacterized protein LOC18095874, translated as MKFLLEFVGCCGVSSGGGGPKEVPESVGRLSEEETHALVAVRRNHRWKKRGRGSSTVGKNNSGVEWKPTLSAISENNVAAVVGETGGERLVRRKGSVGGGGGGGRARDIASLSDYVENYRRNRVMAVIPAFSPAPFMI; from the exons ATGAAGTTTTTGCTAGAATTCGTGGGTTGTTGTGGGGTCTCAAGTGGAGGCGGTGGACCAAAGGAGGTTCCTGAGAGTGTGGGGAGGCTGTCGGAGGAGGAGACACATGCGTTGGTGGCGGTAAGGAGGAATCATAGGTggaagaagagagggagagggtCTTCGACTGTGGGGAAAAATAATTCAGGGGTAGAGTGGAAGCCAACGTTGAGTGCCATATCGGAGAATAACGTGGCGGCTGTCGTCGGGGAGACAGGAGGTGAAAGGTTGGTTAGAAGGAAAGGTAGTGTcggtggtggtggcggtggcggtAGGGCCCGTGATATTGCTAGCCTTTCTGATTACGTTGAAAATTACAG GCGAAATCGGGTTATGGCTGTAATTCCAGCATTCTCTCCAGCTCCATTCATGATTTAG
- the LOC112325951 gene encoding scarecrow-like protein 21 codes for MESHQYFGYGVTGAGLSYSSSYPSVPSIPNRLFGSLKFDIGNSPSSPFYTEFDCDTYTATLSDSQECYSSTDNLSGVSPSRNSSLESNSYFNRPSPSVDCRIESLQLFSGGTSSLQDASSSQNIKHALQELETALMGPDDDDELNTSNASLGDSSTPQTSDQKPRAWRQGSHVIQNQTSFVSRQRQLGEGAHVEKRQKSMEEVPLHGIPPGDLKQLLIACAKALAENNVSAFDNLTEKARSVVSISGEPIQRLGAYLIEGLVARKESSGANIYRTLKCREPEGKDLLSYMHILYEICPYLKFGYMAANGAIAEACRNEDRIHIIDFQIAQGTQWMTLLQALAARPSGAPHVRITGIDDPVSKYARGDGLEAVARRLSAISEKFNIPVEFHGVPVFAPDVTKEMLDVRPGEALAVNFPLQLHHTPDESVDVNNPRDGLLRMIKSFNPKVVTLVEQESNTNTTPFVTRFVETLNYYLAMFESIDVTLPRDRKERISVEQHCLARDMVNVIACEGKERVERHELFRKWKSRFMMAGFQQYPLSTYVNSVIKSLLRTYSEHYTLVENDGAMLLGWKDRNLISASAWH; via the coding sequence ATGGAATCGCACCAGTATTTTGGATACGGTGTCACTGGTGCGGGCCTATCCTACTCATCTTCTTATCCGTCTGTTCCTTCTATACCTAATAGGTTGTTTGGCTCATTGAAATTTGATATAGGAAATTCACCCAGCTCACCCTTCTATACTGAATTTGATTGTGATACATACACTGCTACATTAAGTGACAGTCAGGAGTGCTACAGCTCCACAGATAATCTCTCAGGTGTTAGTCCTTCTCGTAACTCTTCACTTGAATCCAACAGTTATTTTAATAGGCCAAGCCCTTCTGTGGACTGTAGAATAGAAAGTCTACAGCTCTTTTCTGGTGGCACTTCGTCGTTGCAAGATGCAAGTTCTAGCCAGAACATAAAACACGCGTTGCAGGAATTGGAGACTGCTCTTATGGGCccagatgatgatgatgaactgAACACGTCAAATGCTTCTCTGGGGGATAGTAGCACGCCACAGACATCAGATCAGAAACCTAGGGCCTGGCGCCAGGGTTCTCATGTTATCCAGAATCAGACATCTTTTGTTTCAAGGCAGAGGCAGTTGGGTGAAGGTGCTCATGTCGAGAAACGCCAAAAGTCAATGGAAGAAGTACCTTTGCATGGTATTCCACCTGGGGATCTGAAGCAGCTGTTGATTGCATGCGCTAAAGCTCTTGCCGAAAACAACGTGAGTGCTTTTGATAATTTGACTGAGAAGGCCAGAAGTGTGGTGTCAATCAGTGGAGAACCAATCCAGCGTCTTGGTGCATACTTGATAGAGGGATTGGTAGCAAGGAAGGAGTCATCAGGCGCTAATATTTATCGTACCCTTAAGTGCAGGGAGCCTGAAGGCAAGGACTTGCTGTCTTACATGCACATCTTGTACGAAATCTGTCCATACCTGAAGTTTGGTTACATGGCAGCCAATGGAGCCATTGCTGAAGCATGCAGAAATGAGGACCGCATCCATATAATAGACTTCCAAATTGCTCAGGGAACACAGTGGATGACTCTCCTTCAAGCTCTTGCAGCCAGACCAAGTGGTGCTCCACATGTGCGTATTACAGGTATTGATGATCCTGTTTCTAAATATGCCCGTGGGGATGGATTAGAGGCAGTTGCGAGACGGTTGAGTGCAATTTCTGAGAAATTTAATATCCCTGTAGAGTTTCATGGGGTACCAGTTTTTGCTCCAGACGTGACAAAGGAAATGCTTGACGTTAGGCCTGGAGAGGCTCTAGCTGTAAACTTTCCCTTGCAGCTTCACCACACTCCTGATGAAAGTGTTGATGTGAACAACCCAAGAGATGGGCTGCTTCGTATGATCAAATCATTCAATCCCAAGGTAGTCACTTTGGTGGAGCAAGAATCAAATACAAACACAACCCCTTTCGTCACTCGGTTTGTAGAAACTCTAAACTATTACTTGGCAATGTTTGAGTCCATTGATGTGACGCTGCCAAGGGATCGAAAGGAGCGTATTAGTGTGGAGCAGCATTGTCTAGCCAGGGATATGGTAAATGTCATTGCTTGTGAGGGGAAGGAGAGGGTGGAGCGCCACGAGCTCTTTCGCAAGTGGAAGTCTAGATTCATGATGGCAGGTTTCCAGCAATACCCTTTGAGCACATATGTGAACTCTGTGATAAAGAGCCTGCTGAGGACTTACTCAGAGCACTATACATTGGTGGAAAATGATGGAGCTATGCTGTTGGGATGGAAAGATAGGAATTTGATATCTGCTTCTGCCTGGCATTGA